A window of Eubacteriaceae bacterium ES3 contains these coding sequences:
- a CDS encoding diguanylate cyclase, with translation MKIRARILIYLFISLIIGTIVATFAVSMISISYIHQEEEIDITKNIKNANSILSSRMAMIEAILVDWTNWDDSYQFMNGEYESYIDINLGSGTLENYNLSSMVFLTKNYTVKHVDYSSESQLDLITPLINNEALMKAYLTDVDNVDLHTGITVVDGDLYLISASGITDSTGNEPANGYLILVQQLGNEFLSNIEELLEIDMDYFYSTDVITDNSISELQYESSIRENRQLITTTYLEDVLTGETIYFIATNTRISYINAIQTLLMVSLSITLIFIIIIFASYYSLNRIVISRILKLAKFLDKVISENNLTLRINPTGNDEITFLTRGLNRMLEMLNQDFDKLIENDERLHLLLDATSDGYLDYFRKTGTVIVSNNFLVHMGYHFESNQLTYDQACSFINKADMVDFRAKIDTYLKDNSSGFNAEVRVKKADGQFAWILVRGKTVEFDAADIPSRWIASLLDITEDKKKSEEIIYLLQTDPVTQLQNRNYLEGILVDLEQSSKEYYCIIMIDVNALKLTNDAFGHKEGDQLLRIVGDTLKHHCSDTDYPVRWGGDEFLILVRNNANYARELIKGIKADLDRYVDFLINVSVSIGLACYRETDKSIDNVIKRAEDRMYHEKISESSRIKEEILEELSVRLKKKIPSDFEKFPYLLKNLNLLGTAAGLSQHQLKKLSLLATYYNIGKITLPDELINKTTDTITDEDWKVFRTHPEAGYRIARQLPKLSSIADEILCIHEHIDGSGYPNNLEGDEIPLLSRILLIVLMYCTEMNVFNMDSRKVAANFQKYAGKELDGRLVELFLSLKK, from the coding sequence TTGAAAATAAGAGCAAGAATTTTAATATATCTTTTTATCAGTCTCATTATTGGAACGATTGTAGCTACATTTGCTGTTTCAATGATATCAATCTCATATATCCATCAGGAAGAAGAAATTGACATCACTAAAAATATTAAAAATGCCAATTCAATTCTGTCATCCAGAATGGCTATGATAGAAGCTATTCTAGTAGACTGGACAAACTGGGATGACTCGTATCAGTTTATGAACGGTGAATATGAGTCTTATATTGATATTAACTTAGGGTCTGGAACTCTCGAAAATTATAATTTATCTTCTATGGTTTTTCTTACAAAGAACTATACAGTAAAACATGTGGACTATTCAAGTGAGAGTCAATTAGATTTAATTACCCCCTTAATTAATAATGAAGCCTTAATGAAAGCATATTTAACTGATGTTGATAATGTTGATCTTCATACTGGAATCACAGTTGTTGATGGTGATCTATATTTGATTTCTGCCAGCGGGATTACTGATTCGACCGGCAATGAACCAGCTAATGGGTATCTGATTTTGGTCCAGCAGCTAGGAAATGAATTTTTATCAAATATCGAAGAACTTCTTGAAATCGATATGGATTACTTTTATTCAACGGACGTTATAACAGACAATTCCATTAGTGAGCTTCAGTATGAATCAAGTATTCGGGAAAATAGGCAACTGATTACGACTACTTACTTAGAAGATGTATTGACAGGTGAAACCATTTATTTTATAGCTACAAACACTCGAATCTCTTATATAAATGCGATACAAACATTATTAATGGTTTCTTTATCTATCACTTTAATTTTTATTATTATCATATTTGCTTCATATTATTCTTTAAACCGAATTGTGATTTCTAGAATTTTGAAACTTGCAAAATTTCTAGATAAGGTAATAAGTGAGAATAATTTGACTTTACGGATCAATCCAACTGGCAATGATGAAATTACCTTTTTAACAAGAGGTCTAAATAGAATGTTGGAAATGTTAAACCAGGATTTTGATAAATTAATCGAAAATGATGAACGACTGCATTTGTTATTGGATGCGACTAGTGATGGTTACTTGGATTATTTCAGAAAAACTGGTACTGTTATTGTTAGCAATAATTTTCTAGTTCATATGGGTTATCACTTTGAATCCAATCAGCTTACATATGATCAGGCTTGCAGCTTTATAAATAAAGCTGACATGGTTGACTTTAGAGCAAAAATAGATACTTATCTTAAAGATAATAGCTCAGGCTTTAATGCTGAAGTGCGTGTGAAAAAAGCAGACGGACAGTTTGCCTGGATTTTGGTTCGTGGAAAAACAGTAGAGTTTGATGCTGCTGATATCCCCTCTCGCTGGATAGCCAGTCTTTTAGATATAACAGAAGATAAAAAAAAGAGCGAAGAAATTATTTATCTGCTACAAACAGATCCTGTCACACAGCTACAAAATAGAAACTATCTTGAAGGTATACTTGTTGATTTAGAACAATCATCGAAAGAATATTATTGCATTATTATGATCGACGTTAATGCCCTTAAATTGACTAATGATGCATTTGGTCATAAGGAAGGCGACCAACTTTTAAGAATTGTAGGTGATACGCTTAAACATCATTGTAGTGACACAGATTATCCAGTTCGCTGGGGTGGTGATGAGTTTTTAATATTAGTCCGCAATAATGCAAATTATGCCAGAGAACTAATTAAAGGCATTAAGGCAGATTTGGATCGGTACGTCGATTTCCTCATAAATGTCAGTGTATCAATCGGTCTGGCCTGTTATCGGGAAACAGATAAGAGTATTGACAATGTAATTAAACGAGCTGAAGATAGAATGTATCATGAAAAAATTTCTGAAAGCAGCAGAATAAAAGAAGAAATATTAGAAGAGCTTTCTGTTCGTTTAAAAAAGAAGATTCCCTCGGATTTTGAAAAGTTTCCTTATCTACTTAAAAATCTAAATCTATTGGGTACAGCAGCGGGATTATCGCAACACCAATTGAAGAAGCTGTCATTACTGGCAACCTATTATAATATTGGAAAAATTACATTACCAGATGAGCTCATTAACAAAACAACAGATACAATTACTGATGAGGACTGGAAAGTCTTTCGAACACATCCAGAGGCGGGCTATCGAATCGCACGACAATTACCCAAACTGTCATCAATTGCTGATGAAATACTTTGCATACATGAACATATAGATGGTTCTGGATATCCCAATAATCTTGAAGGCGATGAAATTCCCCTGTTATCTCGGATTTTATTAATCGTTTTAATGTATTGTACTGAAATGAATGTATTTAATATGGACTCACGAAAAGTAGCCGCGAATTTTCAAAAATATGCAGGAAAAGAATTAGACGGCCGGTTAGTTGAATTGTTTTTAAGCCTTAAAAAATAA
- a CDS encoding agmatine deiminase family protein: MKQNASYYMPPEWAHHERTLIEWPVKESLVFPANFEEVLDGYTQTILAISEFEPVTLIVNHDAFKDAKSRCGSHIDYVIISHNDGWCRDNGPTIVINKNGERKGINWKFNAWGEKYKPFDLDNEVAPKILKSYDIPCIDSPLVLEGGSIHVDGEGTLLTTEECLLNKNRNPLFSKSLIERELKNQLGVSQIIWLKRGLYGDETDGHIDNVACFSKPGTILTQTCSNSGDINHGRTMENLDILENTRDASGRSPEVIHIEQPPARVYKKTLLPLSYLNFYIVNYGIILPVFGDDARKSDENAISILKEAFPGYQVVSVDGMPLIKEGGNVHCITQQIPSGK; this comes from the coding sequence ATGAAACAGAATGCTTCGTATTATATGCCACCGGAATGGGCTCATCATGAACGCACACTTATCGAATGGCCGGTGAAAGAGTCATTAGTATTCCCTGCGAATTTTGAAGAAGTACTGGATGGTTATACTCAAACAATTTTAGCAATTTCAGAATTTGAACCAGTTACGCTCATTGTAAATCACGATGCTTTCAAAGATGCAAAATCCCGATGTGGCAGCCATATTGACTATGTTATTATTTCTCATAATGACGGCTGGTGCCGAGATAATGGTCCAACTATAGTAATCAATAAAAATGGTGAGCGCAAGGGAATCAATTGGAAGTTTAATGCTTGGGGCGAAAAATATAAACCATTTGATTTGGATAATGAAGTTGCACCTAAAATTTTAAAAAGCTATGATATTCCCTGCATTGACTCTCCATTAGTTCTCGAAGGAGGATCAATTCATGTTGATGGAGAAGGTACGCTTCTGACTACTGAAGAATGTTTATTAAATAAAAACCGTAATCCTCTTTTTTCCAAGAGCTTAATTGAACGAGAACTAAAAAATCAGCTGGGTGTATCACAAATTATCTGGTTAAAACGTGGTCTATATGGTGATGAGACGGATGGACATATCGATAATGTAGCCTGTTTCTCAAAACCAGGGACAATTCTGACCCAAACATGCTCAAATTCAGGGGATATCAATCATGGTCGTACGATGGAAAATCTGGATATTTTAGAAAATACTCGTGATGCCTCAGGACGTTCACCTGAAGTAATTCACATCGAACAACCACCAGCCCGTGTTTATAAAAAGACACTTCTACCACTTAGTTATCTGAATTTTTATATCGTTAATTATGGGATTATTTTACCTGTTTTTGGTGATGATGCAAGAAAATCGGATGAAAATGCAATTTCAATTCTAAAAGAAGCTTTTCCTGGATATCAAGTTGTTTCAGTAGATGGTATGCCGCTTATTAAAGAAGGCGGAAACGTACATTGTATAACTCAACAGATTCCTTCCGGAAAATAA
- the aguB gene encoding N-carbamoylputrescine amidase: MRHVKIAATQMRCTSDLHTNIKTAESIVREAAAQGAQIILLQELFETLYFCQKENPNYYQIASTVESNIAINHFKTIARELSVVLPISFYERKNNALFNSIVVIDADGSISDTYRKSHIPDGPGYEEKYYFSPGDTGFKVFETKYAKIGVGICWDQWFPEAARAMVLMGAELLFYPTAIGSEPESPEIDSKDHWQRCMIGHAACNLVPVIASNRIGEETIENSTITFYGSSFIAGTTGEIIKEADRSTQTVITVDFDLDKLVEQRLEWGLFRDRRPELYEILSSLDGTI; the protein is encoded by the coding sequence ATGAGGCATGTAAAAATTGCTGCAACTCAAATGCGTTGCACAAGTGACTTACACACAAATATAAAAACAGCAGAATCAATAGTTAGAGAGGCTGCAGCTCAAGGTGCTCAAATAATTTTATTACAGGAATTATTTGAGACTCTTTATTTCTGTCAAAAAGAAAACCCGAATTATTATCAGATTGCTTCAACAGTTGAAAGTAACATCGCAATCAATCATTTTAAAACAATTGCCAGAGAGCTTTCAGTTGTTTTGCCAATCAGTTTTTATGAACGAAAAAATAATGCCTTATTTAATTCAATCGTTGTAATAGATGCTGATGGGAGCATTTCCGACACCTACCGTAAAAGTCATATTCCCGACGGACCTGGCTATGAAGAAAAATACTATTTTTCGCCTGGAGATACAGGTTTTAAAGTATTTGAGACAAAATATGCGAAAATTGGCGTTGGAATCTGCTGGGATCAGTGGTTTCCAGAAGCAGCCAGAGCAATGGTTTTAATGGGTGCAGAACTTTTATTCTATCCGACGGCGATTGGTTCGGAACCGGAAAGTCCAGAAATCGATTCAAAAGATCACTGGCAACGATGCATGATTGGACATGCTGCATGTAATCTGGTTCCTGTTATTGCTTCTAATCGGATCGGTGAAGAAACAATTGAAAATTCAACAATTACATTCTATGGATCTTCTTTTATTGCCGGAACGACAGGCGAAATAATTAAGGAAGCCGATCGAAGTACTCAAACCGTTATTACTGTTGATTTTGATCTGGACAAGTTGGTAGAACAGCGTCTTGAATGGGGACTTTTTAGAGATCGAAGACCAGAATTATATGAAATTTTGTCAAGTCTTGATGGAACAATTTAA
- a CDS encoding type 1 glutamine amidotransferase domain-containing protein, producing MKTKKIIALISKDFEDLELWYPVLRLREEGAVVHVVGDEAGKTYIGKYGVPCVSDYSFTDINPEDYDGILVPGGWAPDALRRLPEVINLVKNMNERKRAIGQICHAGWVLISADILNGKNVTSTPGIKDDMTNAGATWHDVPSIIDGHIVSSRRPPDLPEYMRDYIKVLSEQ from the coding sequence ATGAAAACAAAAAAAATTATTGCTTTAATCAGCAAGGATTTTGAAGATCTGGAATTATGGTATCCTGTTCTTCGCCTGCGTGAAGAAGGGGCAGTGGTTCATGTGGTCGGTGATGAAGCCGGAAAAACATATATTGGAAAATATGGCGTACCATGTGTATCTGATTATTCATTTACAGATATAAATCCTGAAGATTATGATGGTATATTGGTTCCAGGAGGATGGGCTCCTGATGCACTACGTCGTTTGCCTGAAGTCATTAATTTAGTTAAAAATATGAATGAAAGGAAACGGGCTATTGGTCAAATTTGCCATGCAGGTTGGGTTCTAATCTCTGCTGATATCCTTAATGGTAAAAATGTTACCAGCACTCCGGGTATTAAAGATGATATGACAAATGCCGGAGCAACCTGGCATGATGTTCCTTCAATTATTGATGGTCACATTGTTTCTAGTCGTCGGCCACCAGATTTACCAGAATATATGAGAGATTATATTAAGGTATTGAGCGAACAATAA
- the pyrE gene encoding orotate phosphoribosyltransferase, with the protein MSQDILEILKETDAFLEGHFLLSSGKHSDQYVQCAKVLRFPNQAEKVLKPVVEQLKDLQIDKVVGPAMGGVVVSYEIGRQLGKESIFTERKDGKMELRRGFEIKPGEKVIITEDVVTTGKSTIETKKVLESLGAEVLGVACIADRRAQGVEIDMPIYSAIKLEITAWEPDECPVCKENKIPVVKPGSRGNA; encoded by the coding sequence ATGAGTCAAGATATTTTAGAAATTTTAAAAGAAACCGATGCTTTTTTAGAAGGACACTTTCTTTTGTCATCCGGAAAGCACAGTGATCAGTATGTACAATGTGCAAAAGTATTGAGATTTCCTAATCAGGCAGAAAAAGTTTTAAAACCAGTTGTTGAACAACTTAAAGATCTCCAGATTGATAAAGTGGTAGGTCCGGCTATGGGCGGTGTTGTTGTATCCTATGAGATTGGACGACAACTTGGTAAAGAGTCTATTTTTACTGAACGAAAAGATGGAAAAATGGAGCTTAGACGCGGTTTTGAAATTAAACCAGGTGAAAAGGTAATTATTACTGAAGATGTAGTTACTACCGGAAAATCTACCATTGAAACAAAAAAGGTTCTGGAATCTTTAGGAGCTGAGGTTTTGGGCGTTGCTTGCATCGCTGATCGGCGAGCCCAGGGAGTCGAGATCGATATGCCAATCTATTCTGCGATCAAACTGGAAATAACTGCCTGGGAACCAGATGAATGCCCGGTTTGTAAAGAAAATAAAATACCTGTTGTAAAACCAGGTTCAAGGGGTAATGCCTAA
- a CDS encoding dihydroorotate dehydrogenase — translation MSNPLVTKFNEIEFKNPVVPASGTFGFGREYETFYDLDKLGGLCTKGLTLEPRPGNKGMRLWETPAGLMNSIGLENPGIDSFISNEWPHLKALDTVTIVNVGGKDETSYLDAVEKLNDLDVQLIELNISCPNVKAGGMAYGIKASMAEDITKKVVSISKHPIMVKLSPNGESITEIAKACEAAGASGLSLINTVQGMAIDYQKKQPVFDNLYAGLSGPAVKPIALRMTHQVCQAVNIPIMAMGGISDWRDALEFIMVGATCIQIGTINFNNPNVAISIIDGLEKYCKDEKLDNISSIRGII, via the coding sequence ATGTCTAATCCTTTGGTGACGAAATTTAATGAAATTGAATTTAAAAATCCGGTTGTTCCAGCATCTGGAACTTTTGGTTTTGGCAGAGAATACGAAACCTTTTATGATTTGGACAAACTCGGTGGCTTATGCACAAAAGGGCTTACGCTTGAGCCCCGACCAGGCAATAAAGGTATGCGTTTATGGGAAACCCCGGCAGGACTGATGAATAGTATTGGTCTGGAAAATCCAGGAATTGATTCTTTTATCAGCAATGAATGGCCTCATTTAAAAGCTCTTGATACTGTAACAATTGTTAATGTAGGGGGAAAAGATGAAACCAGCTATCTTGACGCGGTCGAAAAACTTAATGATTTAGATGTACAACTGATCGAGCTCAATATTTCCTGCCCAAATGTCAAAGCTGGTGGCATGGCCTATGGTATTAAAGCATCAATGGCTGAAGACATTACAAAAAAGGTTGTTTCAATTTCTAAACATCCGATCATGGTTAAACTTTCACCTAATGGAGAATCTATAACAGAAATTGCCAAAGCCTGTGAAGCTGCTGGTGCTTCTGGACTGTCCTTAATTAATACAGTTCAGGGTATGGCCATTGATTATCAAAAGAAACAACCTGTGTTCGATAATTTATATGCCGGTTTGTCAGGACCGGCAGTTAAACCTATAGCCTTAAGAATGACTCACCAGGTTTGTCAGGCTGTAAATATACCGATCATGGCTATGGGGGGAATATCTGACTGGCGAGACGCCTTAGAGTTTATAATGGTTGGTGCAACCTGTATACAAATTGGAACAATTAATTTTAACAATCCCAATGTGGCTATTTCAATTATTGATGGTCTAGAAAAATATTGTAAAGACGAAAAACTGGATAATATATCTAGCATTCGTGGCATTATATAA
- a CDS encoding dihydroorotate dehydrogenase electron transfer subunit: MAIILENVMMQPGIMKMTLEYQENNVLPGQFFMLRAWDKDPLLSRPISVFDFEPGKLVFLYQVVGKGTQIFQKLNVGDSVEIQGPYGNGFPEIDNNLVIVGGGIGVAPLFYLAKNFKIKNPTKQCRAYLGFRDIPYTVNLFESICDEITVNVGGIITDDVKISESDTVMTCGPEIMMKALSNIIPATTPVYVSLEAHMACGIGACLGCTCQTKSGNKKVCKDGPVFLREEVFDV; the protein is encoded by the coding sequence ATGGCTATAATACTTGAAAATGTAATGATGCAACCCGGTATCATGAAAATGACCCTTGAGTATCAGGAAAATAACGTCTTGCCTGGGCAATTTTTTATGTTAAGAGCTTGGGATAAAGACCCTTTATTATCAAGACCAATTAGTGTTTTTGATTTTGAACCGGGGAAATTGGTATTTCTATATCAGGTTGTCGGTAAAGGAACTCAGATATTTCAAAAATTAAATGTTGGGGATTCTGTAGAAATTCAGGGACCTTATGGAAATGGATTTCCGGAAATTGACAATAATTTGGTAATTGTTGGTGGTGGAATTGGTGTAGCACCCTTATTTTATCTGGCTAAAAATTTTAAAATTAAAAACCCGACTAAACAATGTCGTGCATATTTGGGTTTTCGCGACATTCCTTATACTGTTAATCTGTTTGAATCAATTTGTGATGAGATAACCGTAAATGTTGGTGGAATTATTACTGATGATGTAAAAATTTCTGAAAGTGATACTGTCATGACATGTGGCCCAGAAATTATGATGAAAGCCCTTTCAAATATCATACCTGCCACAACTCCGGTTTATGTCTCATTAGAAGCTCACATGGCTTGTGGTATCGGTGCGTGTCTTGGTTGTACTTGTCAGACGAAAAGCGGGAATAAAAAAGTGTGTAAAGACGGTCCTGTTTTTTTACGAGAGGAGGTTTTTGATGTCTAA
- the pyrF gene encoding orotidine-5'-phosphate decarboxylase: MIMDRLYNEAIKRGPICVGLDSTVKFLPKYLVEQDLTDGEKILLFNKNIIDATSDLAACYKVQIACYEALGLDGLKAYSETVKYARNKGNIVIGDVKRGDISSTGEQYAKGHFTGDFEVDIMTINAYMGEDAVSPYYPYLKEKGLFVLQRTSNPSAADLQNRDSEGKTIYEVIGEKIEKWGESFRGESGFSSIGAVVGLTCPEEFEQIQKLSPHTYFLVPGYGAQGGTGEDIAKILKKSSCAVVNSSRGLITAHQKVGCEGELFADHVRNATLAMKEDILKWL, from the coding sequence ATGATAATGGATCGTTTGTATAATGAAGCTATAAAAAGAGGACCTATCTGCGTAGGCCTAGATTCCACTGTAAAATTTCTACCAAAATATTTAGTGGAACAGGACCTTACTGATGGCGAAAAGATCTTATTATTCAATAAAAACATTATTGATGCAACATCTGATCTTGCTGCCTGTTACAAGGTGCAAATCGCCTGCTATGAAGCTCTTGGCCTTGATGGACTTAAAGCATACAGTGAGACTGTAAAATATGCTAGAAACAAAGGTAACATTGTTATTGGCGATGTTAAACGAGGTGATATTTCTTCTACAGGGGAACAATACGCTAAGGGACATTTTACCGGTGATTTTGAAGTAGATATCATGACTATTAACGCCTATATGGGAGAAGACGCTGTTTCACCATATTACCCATATCTAAAAGAAAAGGGTCTTTTCGTTTTGCAGAGAACCTCTAATCCGTCTGCTGCCGACTTGCAAAATAGAGATTCTGAAGGCAAAACGATATACGAAGTAATTGGTGAAAAAATCGAAAAATGGGGGGAATCTTTTAGAGGTGAATCTGGATTTTCTTCAATCGGTGCAGTTGTGGGTTTAACGTGTCCTGAAGAATTTGAACAAATTCAAAAGCTTTCACCACATACCTATTTTCTAGTGCCTGGTTATGGTGCACAAGGTGGAACCGGTGAAGATATTGCAAAAATTCTGAAAAAATCATCCTGTGCAGTTGTTAATTCTTCGCGTGGTTTAATTACTGCCCACCAAAAGGTTGGTTGTGAAGGGGAACTTTTTGCTGATCATGTTCGGAATGCGACCCTTGCCATGAAGGAGGACATCCTTAAATGGCTATAA
- a CDS encoding dihydroorotase has translation MIEDQRIKKVYKEKGMVKSKYDCEIDGCGYALMPGFIDMHCHLREPGYEYKETLETGMKAALKGGFTSLVAMANTKPIMDNAEAIKNNLNKAETLNLCQLIQVSALTKSFGDNELVDIENIRPLTPVFSNDGVSVFSKERMVEGLKASLDNNFILLTHCQPETELVARDLKLLEEYGGRLHVCHISKKDTLNLIRTGKEKGLNISCEVTPHHLFASGMDYKVNPSFRTYPDRRALIEGIKEGIVDMCGTDHAPHSAEDKLKGAPGIDNFEIAFSMYYTVFKQNNISIEKLSEMLSLAPAKRLGLKAGLIKDNYPADLVLVDLNWSGKIDPKEFVSKSHNNPFGNETLNGIIKMTIAKGEIKYDNGSFV, from the coding sequence TTGATTGAAGATCAGCGTATTAAAAAAGTTTATAAAGAAAAGGGTATGGTAAAATCAAAATACGATTGTGAGATCGATGGTTGCGGCTATGCCTTAATGCCTGGATTTATTGATATGCATTGTCATTTGAGAGAGCCTGGTTATGAGTATAAAGAGACTCTGGAAACTGGTATGAAAGCAGCATTAAAAGGTGGGTTCACTTCTCTAGTTGCAATGGCAAACACTAAACCGATTATGGATAATGCTGAAGCTATCAAAAACAACCTGAATAAAGCTGAAACATTAAATCTCTGCCAACTGATACAGGTATCTGCACTGACAAAATCTTTTGGTGACAACGAACTTGTTGACATTGAAAATATTCGCCCTTTAACCCCAGTATTCTCAAATGATGGTGTCTCTGTTTTCTCAAAGGAGCGTATGGTTGAAGGGTTAAAAGCATCGCTGGATAACAACTTTATTTTACTTACTCATTGCCAGCCAGAAACTGAATTGGTAGCCCGTGACCTAAAGTTGCTGGAAGAATATGGCGGTCGTTTACATGTCTGTCATATTAGTAAAAAGGATACCCTCAATCTTATTCGTACAGGAAAAGAGAAAGGTCTGAATATCAGCTGTGAGGTAACGCCCCATCACCTATTTGCTTCAGGAATGGATTATAAAGTGAACCCTTCATTTAGAACTTATCCCGATCGCCGAGCTTTAATAGAAGGAATTAAAGAGGGGATTGTTGATATGTGTGGAACTGATCATGCGCCTCATTCAGCAGAAGATAAATTAAAGGGAGCTCCGGGAATTGACAACTTTGAAATTGCATTTTCCATGTACTATACAGTTTTTAAACAAAACAATATTTCGATCGAAAAACTAAGTGAAATGCTTAGCCTTGCACCTGCAAAAAGACTTGGACTAAAAGCTGGACTCATTAAAGACAATTATCCTGCTGACCTGGTTTTAGTTGATTTAAATTGGAGTGGTAAGATAGATCCTAAAGAGTTTGTTTCAAAAAGTCATAATAATCCATTCGGAAATGAAACGCTTAACGGAATAATTAAAATGACAATCGCGAAGGGGGAAATAAAATATGATAATGGATCGTTTGTATAA
- a CDS encoding aspartate carbamoyltransferase regulatory subunit, giving the protein MINVSKLKKGIIIDHIEAGHGFEIFKALYLNDIDDVVVLLKKIPSKKMGQKDLIKIETDMEINMNVLGLIDPNVTINFVKDGEMVKKIKLSLPKVVKGIMTCKNPRCITQYEEIKDIRFYLVNDEKRQYRCEYCDAYTTFIETD; this is encoded by the coding sequence ATGATTAATGTATCAAAACTAAAAAAAGGTATAATTATTGATCATATTGAGGCAGGTCACGGTTTTGAGATCTTCAAAGCACTTTATTTAAATGATATTGATGATGTCGTTGTCTTACTAAAAAAAATACCCAGCAAAAAGATGGGTCAAAAAGATCTGATTAAAATTGAAACTGATATGGAAATCAATATGAATGTTTTGGGTCTTATTGATCCAAATGTAACTATCAATTTTGTCAAAGATGGTGAAATGGTCAAAAAAATCAAACTTTCTTTACCAAAAGTTGTAAAAGGAATCATGACTTGCAAAAATCCCCGTTGCATTACCCAATATGAGGAGATTAAAGATATCAGATTTTATCTGGTTAATGATGAAAAAAGACAGTATCGTTGTGAATATTGCGATGCATATACGACTTTCATTGAAACAGACTGA
- the pyrB gene encoding aspartate carbamoyltransferase, translated as MLKGRHLIEPGDFEINEIESIMQLADKIIANPENYSMICKGKLLASLFYEPSTRTRFSFEAAMLRLGGQLIGFDDPNNSSVSKGESLGDTIRTIECYADIAVIRHPREGTAKLVSKYANEMPIINAGDGGHEHPTQTLTDILTIRNFKGSCNNHVVGVCGDLLFGRTIHSLVKTLNRYENIHFVFISPKELKMPEHILNHLNPDCYEETDNLDEVIGELDILYMSRVQRERFVNEEEYLRLKNYYILDNKKMKKAKDDMIVMHPLPRVNEIAQEVDEDKRSVYFKQAKMGMYVRMALIAKLLGMEEEND; from the coding sequence ATGTTAAAAGGTAGACATTTGATTGAACCTGGGGATTTTGAAATAAATGAAATTGAATCAATTATGCAGCTGGCTGATAAAATAATTGCAAATCCAGAAAATTATTCTATGATTTGTAAAGGGAAATTATTGGCCAGCCTTTTTTATGAGCCATCTACACGTACCCGTTTCAGTTTTGAAGCGGCAATGCTTAGACTTGGTGGTCAGCTGATTGGATTTGACGATCCTAATAATTCTTCTGTTTCAAAGGGAGAAAGTCTGGGGGATACAATCAGAACAATTGAATGCTATGCAGATATTGCTGTGATTAGACATCCTCGCGAAGGAACTGCAAAACTTGTATCAAAATATGCAAATGAAATGCCAATTATTAATGCCGGTGATGGTGGCCATGAGCACCCAACTCAAACACTAACAGATATTTTAACTATCAGAAACTTCAAAGGATCTTGTAACAATCATGTAGTTGGTGTTTGTGGTGACCTTTTGTTTGGCAGAACAATCCATTCTTTAGTAAAAACTCTAAATCGATATGAAAATATTCATTTTGTCTTTATTTCACCTAAAGAACTAAAAATGCCTGAACATATTCTAAACCATTTAAATCCAGATTGTTATGAAGAAACTGATAATCTGGATGAAGTGATTGGAGAACTGGATATTTTATATATGTCTCGCGTACAGCGAGAACGGTTTGTCAATGAAGAAGAATACCTGCGCCTGAAAAATTATTATATTTTAGATAATAAAAAAATGAAAAAAGCAAAAGATGATATGATTGTCATGCATCCCTTACCAAGAGTTAATGAAATAGCCCAGGAAGTTGATGAAGATAAACGATCAGTTTATTTTAAACAGGCAAAGATGGGAATGTATGTGCGTATGGCACTGATCGCAAAACTACTTGGAATGGAGGAAGAAAATGATTAA